DNA from Actinomycetota bacterium:
GGGCGGCGCGGACCGCCTCGGCCGGGGTGGTCACCGACCGGATCCCGGCGGGGGACCGTCCGCGCACCCGCGGTTCCCATCCGCCCAGGGAGATGACTGGGCGTCCCATCTTCATCGCGAGCCCGATCTCGGAGAGGGTCCCCCAGCCGCCCCCCAGCGTGATCACCGCATCCGAGGCTCGAACGACCAGGACGTTGCGGCCCTCGCCCATCCCGGTGGGGACGGCGATCGTGCACCAGTCGTTGGCTTCGTCCCGGCTGTCGCCGGCGACGAAGCCGAGCACCGTCCCGCCTG
Protein-coding regions in this window:
- a CDS encoding TIGR00725 family protein, whose amino-acid sequence is MQRRYVALCGPHDASDEERALAAEVGRLLAESGAVLVTGAGTGVMEASSRAAHEAGGTVLGFVAGDSRDEANDWCTIAVPTGMGEGRNVLVVRASDAVITLGGGWGTLSEIGLAMKMGRPVISLGGWEPRVRGRSPAGIRSVTTPAEAVRAALRC